One segment of uncultured Methanobrevibacter sp. DNA contains the following:
- a CDS encoding class I SAM-dependent methyltransferase codes for MSEYEGVEDTLFIPLTARVNVSKSFPEYFFDQKALEMENLIRNKQIDKKSSEYSMIANVARSYNLDQMAQNFIDKHEKCNVVNLGVGLETSYYRLNRKNSMFIEVDLPEVIELREKYIDVGENEKFIKGDLFNLDWCDELDSTFPTLMIVSGVFQYFHENDVLKFLSDVKNIFENAELIFDATNKFGIKYTNFYVKRTGNTSARMYFYIEDPYEFAKKANCKLIECRGFFKDAINILNKKVGLFTKISMKVADNRKNAMILHLKI; via the coding sequence TCATTCCTCTAACAGCGAGAGTGAATGTTTCAAAAAGTTTTCCGGAGTATTTTTTTGACCAAAAAGCTTTAGAAATGGAAAATCTAATTAGAAATAAACAGATTGATAAAAAATCATCAGAATACAGCATGATAGCAAATGTAGCAAGAAGTTACAATTTAGACCAAATGGCACAGAATTTCATCGACAAACATGAAAAATGCAATGTTGTCAATTTGGGAGTTGGTCTTGAAACATCATACTATAGACTTAATAGAAAAAATTCAATGTTTATTGAAGTTGACCTACCTGAAGTGATTGAGTTAAGGGAAAAATACATTGATGTTGGAGAAAATGAAAAGTTCATTAAAGGAGATTTATTCAATCTTGATTGGTGTGATGAATTAGACAGCACTTTTCCAACATTAATGATAGTTTCAGGAGTCTTCCAATACTTCCATGAAAATGATGTGCTCAAGTTTCTCAGTGATGTTAAGAATATCTTTGAAAATGCAGAGTTGATATTTGATGCTACCAACAAATTTGGAATCAAATATACAAATTTCTATGTTAAACGAACAGGAAATACATCAGCAAGAATGTATTTTTATATAGAAGATCCCTATGAATTTGCAAAGAAAGCTAATTGCAAATTAATTGAATGTCGAGGCTTTTTTAAAGATGCAATTAATATTTTAAATAAAAAAGTAGGTTTGTTTACAAAAATTTCAATGAAAGTAGCAGATAATAGAAAAAATGCAATGATTTTACATTTAAAA